One part of the Prochlorococcus marinus str. MIT 9313 genome encodes these proteins:
- a CDS encoding DUF3531 family protein yields the protein MDVRFREVDPFNCWLWLHFADVPSQGEQNYVDGIFDSWYVIGRLGGFNAENLQVHEEGADLSWITYDNEDARSVIPALMHNMGQLEYQGCWARCWVDLGTSDAVALDVLINALQQIDSDVVQLDEVLIGGVNDDWPVEPHPDSIFPVEA from the coding sequence ATGGACGTTCGTTTCCGCGAGGTTGATCCATTCAACTGTTGGCTATGGCTTCACTTTGCCGATGTACCAAGCCAGGGTGAGCAAAATTACGTCGATGGCATCTTTGATAGTTGGTACGTGATTGGCCGTTTGGGTGGATTTAATGCTGAGAACCTACAAGTCCATGAGGAAGGTGCTGATCTCAGCTGGATCACTTACGACAATGAAGACGCCAGATCCGTGATCCCTGCGCTGATGCACAACATGGGCCAGTTGGAATATCAAGGCTGCTGGGCACGTTGTTGGGTTGATCTTGGTACAAGTGATGCTGTAGCACTTGATGTCTTGATCAACGCTCTCCAACAAATTGACTCCGATGTGGTGCAGTTGGATGAAGTGTTGATTGGTGGTGTCAATGATGACTGGCCTGTTGAGCCCCATCCCGACAGCATCTTCCCTGTGGAGGCCTAG
- a CDS encoding ABC transporter ATP-binding protein, with the protein MLELKDIQYRPSTSEEPVLQGVDLLAHASQPVVIAGASGSGKTSLLEVISGLASAQQGAIYWEHKPLNQRQRRWMCGVVFQFPERHFLGLTVAQELRLGHRRLTSVEQTQALQKVGLAQIDMKQAPERLSGGQQRRLALAVQLLRKPTILLLDEPTAGLDWSVRDEVLELLSKLAREQLLIVATHEPELFVGLSSAAYRLDSGRLHKLPQ; encoded by the coding sequence ATGCTGGAGCTGAAAGACATTCAATACCGTCCCTCAACATCTGAAGAACCTGTGTTGCAGGGAGTTGATCTCCTTGCTCATGCGAGCCAACCCGTTGTAATAGCTGGCGCTAGTGGAAGTGGCAAAACCAGTCTGCTAGAGGTGATCAGTGGACTTGCAAGTGCTCAACAAGGCGCCATTTACTGGGAACACAAACCCTTAAATCAGCGTCAACGACGCTGGATGTGTGGGGTCGTCTTTCAATTCCCAGAGCGGCACTTTCTTGGTTTAACTGTTGCCCAGGAGCTGCGCTTAGGGCATCGGCGACTCACCAGTGTGGAACAAACACAAGCGCTACAAAAGGTGGGACTGGCTCAAATCGACATGAAGCAAGCACCGGAACGTCTCAGTGGAGGTCAACAACGACGGCTTGCCCTTGCTGTTCAGTTGCTGCGCAAGCCAACCATTTTGCTGCTTGATGAACCCACCGCCGGGCTTGATTGGTCAGTACGTGATGAGGTATTAGAACTGCTTTCCAAGCTTGCACGAGAACAGTTGTTAATCGTGGCCACTCATGAGCCAGAACTCTTTGTGGGCTTGTCAAGTGCAGCGTATCGGCTCGATTCAGGTCGGCTTCATAAGCTGCCTCAATAA